A single Loxodonta africana isolate mLoxAfr1 chromosome 12, mLoxAfr1.hap2, whole genome shotgun sequence DNA region contains:
- the PTRHD1 gene encoding putative peptidyl-tRNA hydrolase PTRHD1, with amino-acid sequence MHRGESPAFLLVRKMAASSAQPQFLVQYLVLRKDLSRAPFSWPAGALVAQACHAATAALHIHRDHPHTEAYLRDLGRMRKVVLEAPDENTLKELAETLQQKNVDHMLWLEQPENIATCIALRPYPKEEVNQYLKKFRLFK; translated from the exons ATGCACCGGGGAGAAAGCCCAGCCTTTCTGTTGGTCAGGAAGATGGCAGCCTCTAGCGCACAGCCGCAATTCCTGGTGCAGTACTTGGTGCTACGAAAGGATCTATCGCGGGCTCCGTTCTCTTGGCCAGCAGGCGCCTTGGTAGCGCAGGCCTGTCACGCAGCCACCGCAGCCTTGCATATTCACCGCGACCATCCGCACACGGAAGCCTACCTCCGGGACCTGGGGCGCATGCGCAAGGTGGTTCTCGAG GCCCCAGATGAGAATACCCTAAAGGAGCTGGCTGAGACCTTGCAACAGAAGAATGTCGACCACATGCTGTGGCTGGAGCAGCCAGAGAACATAGCCACTTGCATTGCACTCCGGCCCTACCCCAAGGAAGAAGTGAACCAGTATTTGAAGAAGTTCCGATTATTCAAATGA